From a single Aquincola tertiaricarbonis genomic region:
- the fae gene encoding formaldehyde-activating enzyme gives MTQPYLFHAGEATVLAKEGQFTDAMPEILIGRTDGPVGQAFANMMAQSKGHTAMFAIRACNQLVRPATIVVPKVTLKDMANIDLFGGVVQSATADAVVDCLIEGIIPKALANELCIISLVWIDPRCATDPNLDKKDMYRTNYEATKLALKRALNNEPSVEELIANRHTIKHDMDDWS, from the coding sequence ATGACCCAGCCCTATCTCTTTCATGCCGGCGAAGCCACCGTGCTGGCCAAGGAAGGCCAGTTCACCGATGCGATGCCCGAGATCCTGATCGGCCGCACCGACGGCCCGGTGGGCCAGGCCTTCGCCAACATGATGGCGCAGAGCAAGGGCCACACGGCCATGTTCGCCATCCGTGCCTGCAACCAGCTGGTCCGCCCGGCCACCATCGTGGTGCCCAAGGTCACGCTGAAGGACATGGCCAACATCGACCTCTTCGGCGGCGTGGTGCAAAGCGCCACCGCCGACGCGGTGGTGGACTGCCTGATCGAAGGCATCATCCCCAAGGCGCTGGCCAACGAGCTGTGCATCATCAGCCTGGTGTGGATCGACCCGCGCTGCGCGACCGACCCCAACCTGGACAAGAAGGACATGTACCGCACCAACTACGAGGCCACCAAGCTGGCCTTGAAGCGGGCGCTGAACAACGAGCCGTCGGTCGAGGAGCTGATCGCCAACCGCCACACCATCAAGCACGACATGGACGATTGGAGCTGA
- a CDS encoding formylmethanofuran dehydrogenase subunit C, whose product MTAVRIELTLRQAPPLRVDLRGLLPATLADLTVAQIEQLPCGHGNHSVPLGEWFSVQRHEIDGDQSALRLVGDCSRFDRIGTGLQAGQLTVEGPAGDYVGAGMTGGELLVQGDAGLLAACEMAGGRLQVQGSVGDWAASALPGGMDGMRGGSFIVGGDAGERFGDRMRRGTAVIHGRAGDLLASRMVAGTIAVAGPVGARPGYGMRRGSLVLAGPACTPGPTFVPAIADVPVAWQLLARSLARHGGAFATLAQRRMQRHLGDLSAQGKGELILVEP is encoded by the coding sequence ATGACCGCGGTGCGCATCGAACTCACCCTGCGCCAGGCGCCGCCGCTGCGCGTCGACCTGCGCGGGCTGCTGCCGGCCACGTTGGCCGACCTGACGGTGGCGCAGATCGAGCAGCTGCCCTGTGGCCACGGCAACCACAGCGTGCCGCTGGGCGAGTGGTTCAGCGTGCAGCGGCACGAGATCGACGGCGACCAGTCTGCGCTGCGCCTGGTGGGCGACTGCAGCCGCTTCGACCGCATCGGCACCGGCCTGCAGGCCGGCCAGCTGACGGTGGAAGGCCCGGCCGGTGACTACGTGGGCGCCGGCATGACGGGCGGTGAATTGCTGGTGCAGGGCGACGCCGGCCTGCTGGCCGCCTGCGAGATGGCCGGTGGCCGGCTGCAGGTGCAGGGCAGCGTAGGCGACTGGGCCGCTTCGGCCCTGCCCGGCGGCATGGACGGCATGCGCGGCGGCAGCTTCATCGTGGGCGGTGATGCGGGCGAGCGCTTCGGCGACCGCATGCGCCGCGGCACCGCGGTGATCCATGGCCGCGCGGGCGACCTGCTGGCCTCACGCATGGTGGCCGGCACCATTGCGGTGGCCGGCCCCGTCGGCGCGCGGCCGGGCTACGGCATGCGCCGGGGCAGCCTGGTGCTGGCCGGCCCGGCCTGCACGCCTGGCCCCACCTTCGTGCCCGCCATCGCCGACGTGCCGGTGGCCTGGCAGCTGCTGGCGCGCAGCCTGGCCCGCCACGGCGGTGCCTTCGCCACGCTGGCGCAGCGGCGCATGCAGCGGCACCTGGGCGACCTGTCGGCCCAGGGCAAGGGCGAGCTGATCCTTGTAGAACCTTGA
- the fhcD gene encoding formylmethanofuran--tetrahydromethanopterin N-formyltransferase — MTAQHNGVVIDVSFAEAFPMKATRILITAHNATWAMNAAVSATGFATSVIACGCEAGVERTLGPDETPDGRPGVSVLIFSMSGKELAKQIERRVGQCVLTCPTTAVYAGIAEGEAVALGRNLRFFGDGWQISKVIDGVRYWRVPVMDGEFVAQETTAVTKAVGGGNLLFMATDVDAALAVSEAAVAAMKRLPNVVMPFPGGVVRSGSKVGSKYASLSASTNDAYCPTLYGLVDKTQITPDTRCVMEVVIDGLTEADVAAAMKAGIQAGISIGRAGGLVRIGAGNYGGKLGPFHFHLHKLLP, encoded by the coding sequence ATGACCGCGCAGCACAACGGCGTCGTCATCGACGTCAGCTTTGCCGAGGCCTTTCCGATGAAGGCCACGCGCATCCTGATCACCGCGCACAACGCCACCTGGGCGATGAACGCGGCGGTGAGCGCCACCGGCTTTGCGACCTCGGTGATCGCCTGCGGCTGCGAGGCCGGCGTCGAACGCACGCTGGGCCCGGATGAAACCCCCGACGGCCGCCCCGGCGTCAGCGTGCTGATCTTCTCGATGAGCGGCAAAGAGCTGGCCAAGCAGATCGAGCGGCGCGTGGGCCAATGCGTGCTCACCTGCCCCACCACCGCGGTGTACGCCGGCATCGCGGAAGGCGAAGCCGTGGCCCTGGGCCGCAACCTGCGCTTCTTCGGCGATGGCTGGCAGATCTCCAAGGTGATCGACGGCGTGCGCTACTGGCGCGTGCCGGTGATGGATGGTGAGTTCGTGGCCCAGGAGACCACCGCCGTCACCAAGGCTGTGGGCGGCGGCAACCTGCTGTTCATGGCCACGGACGTGGACGCCGCGCTGGCCGTGTCCGAGGCCGCGGTGGCCGCGATGAAGCGCCTGCCCAATGTGGTGATGCCGTTTCCGGGCGGCGTGGTGCGTTCGGGCTCCAAGGTGGGCAGCAAGTACGCCAGCCTCAGCGCCTCCACCAACGATGCCTACTGCCCCACGCTGTACGGCCTGGTCGACAAGACCCAGATCACGCCCGACACCCGCTGCGTGATGGAGGTGGTGATCGACGGTCTGACCGAAGCCGACGTGGCCGCAGCGATGAAGGCCGGCATCCAGGCCGGCATCAGCATCGGCCGCGCCGGCGGGCTGGTGCGCATTGGCGCCGGCAACTACGGCGGCAAGCTCGGGCCCTTCCACTTCCACCTGCACAAGCTGCTGCCATGA
- a CDS encoding formylmethanofuran dehydrogenase subunit A: MTATTVLRGGRVIDPTNGVDEVRDLYVRDGRIVGPDPAAQPIDASGCVVMAGGIDLHTHIGGGKVNLARLLLPEDHRRPDGSPIALPDNLLELASCGTCTPGTLATGYRYVEMGYTAAFEPAMMACNARHTHMEMGDTPILDHGAYVMLGNDELFLEMLARGEDFQRIRDYAGWTINAAKAMGIKVVNPGGISAFKFNQRKLDVDEAHVHWQVTPRQVVHTLARALHELGVPHPLHIHGSNLGVAGNIASTLATIAALEGLPAHLTHIQFHAYGTEGPKKFSSAAQPLIEAVNANANVSIDVGQIMFGQTVTASGDTMRQHAQSGFAHPRKWIGADIECEAGCGVVPFRYREQSYVNALQWVIGLEIFLLVRDPWRVVLTTDHPNGGPFTSYPHLIKLLMDRSFREEQLARLHPDVAAQAALKGITRELTLNEIAIMTRAAPARLLGLKDRGHLGLGAAADIAVYRDEPDREKMFAQPEWVFKDGVAVARRGKVLAAPTGGTYFVEPEYDRGIEKTLRRHFDRLGSVPFDAAAISHDELCSCCNGGRLLPVPCFQAEGGG, encoded by the coding sequence ATGACGGCCACCACCGTGCTGCGCGGCGGCCGCGTGATCGACCCCACGAATGGCGTGGACGAGGTGCGCGACCTGTATGTGCGCGATGGCCGCATCGTCGGCCCCGACCCGGCGGCGCAGCCGATAGACGCCAGCGGCTGCGTGGTGATGGCCGGCGGCATCGACCTGCACACCCACATCGGCGGCGGCAAGGTCAACCTGGCGCGGCTGCTGCTGCCCGAAGACCATCGCCGGCCTGACGGCTCACCGATCGCGCTGCCTGACAACCTGCTGGAGCTGGCGAGCTGCGGCACCTGCACGCCGGGCACGCTGGCCACCGGCTACCGCTATGTGGAGATGGGCTACACCGCCGCCTTCGAGCCGGCGATGATGGCCTGCAACGCGCGCCACACCCACATGGAGATGGGCGACACGCCCATCCTGGACCACGGCGCCTACGTGATGCTCGGCAACGACGAGCTCTTCCTCGAGATGCTGGCCCGCGGCGAAGACTTCCAGCGCATCCGCGACTATGCGGGCTGGACCATCAACGCCGCCAAGGCCATGGGCATCAAGGTGGTCAACCCGGGCGGCATCTCGGCCTTCAAGTTCAACCAGCGCAAGCTGGACGTGGACGAAGCCCATGTGCACTGGCAGGTGACGCCGCGCCAGGTGGTGCACACGCTGGCCCGCGCGCTGCACGAGCTGGGCGTGCCGCACCCGCTGCACATCCACGGCAGCAACCTGGGCGTGGCCGGCAACATCGCGTCCACGCTGGCCACCATAGCCGCGCTGGAAGGCCTGCCCGCGCACCTGACGCACATCCAGTTCCATGCCTACGGCACCGAGGGGCCGAAGAAGTTCTCGTCGGCCGCGCAGCCGCTGATCGAGGCGGTCAATGCCAACGCCAACGTCAGCATCGACGTCGGCCAGATCATGTTCGGCCAGACCGTCACTGCCTCGGGCGACACCATGCGCCAGCATGCGCAGTCGGGCTTTGCCCATCCGCGCAAGTGGATCGGCGCCGACATCGAATGCGAAGCCGGCTGCGGCGTGGTGCCCTTCCGCTACCGCGAGCAGAGCTACGTCAATGCGCTGCAATGGGTCATCGGGCTGGAGATCTTCTTGCTGGTGAGAGACCCGTGGCGCGTGGTGCTGACCACCGACCATCCCAACGGCGGCCCCTTCACCAGCTACCCGCATCTGATCAAGCTGCTGATGGACCGCAGCTTCCGCGAAGAGCAGCTGGCCAGGCTGCACCCCGACGTGGCGGCACAGGCCGCGCTCAAGGGCATCACGCGGGAGCTGACGCTGAACGAGATCGCCATCATGACCCGCGCCGCGCCGGCCCGGCTGCTGGGCCTGAAGGACCGCGGCCACCTGGGCCTGGGCGCCGCGGCCGACATCGCGGTGTACCGCGACGAACCCGACCGCGAGAAGATGTTCGCCCAGCCCGAATGGGTGTTCAAGGACGGCGTGGCCGTGGCCCGGCGCGGCAAGGTGCTGGCCGCGCCCACCGGCGGCACTTACTTCGTCGAGCCCGAGTACGACCGTGGCATCGAGAAGACGCTGCGCCGCCACTTCGACCGCCTGGGCTCGGTGCCGTTTGATGCCGCGGCCATCAGCCACGACGAGCTGTGCAGCTGCTGCAACGGCGGCCGGTTGCTGCCGGTGCCCTGCTTCCAGGCGGAGGGCGGCGGATGA
- a CDS encoding formylmethanofuran dehydrogenase — MTSSRTTAWTCPFCPLLCSTGSGPHGSSCRRAASGLARFSDAPSTAQPQVAGQPATLAAAVAEGARLLWASRQPLFGGLATDVAGARALYPLACATGAICDVAAGTPLFESLRVQQDKGGFTTTLAEVSERADLLLIVTPDADDAPSDYVRDLLDRCAHRTPTVLRLAELAGTADLFDTLALLAALVAGRTAVKARAPQPLLALAEQLQAARYAVLVYETGRLPSHGGLLIEALQRVVATLNQRTRAAALGLGGGDGAYTVNQVFTWLSGLPLRSRAAPGGLEHEPLRFATDRLLAGGAVDALLWISSFGPLPVPAEAQGLPRIVLGHPDQAAVGDDVFIPVSTPGVGSRGHLFRTDGSVVLPLQPLYEDTLPTVAAVLRALHQALPAPTPEPAR, encoded by the coding sequence ATGACCTCTTCCCGGACCACTGCGTGGACCTGCCCGTTCTGCCCGCTGCTGTGCAGCACGGGCAGTGGGCCGCACGGCAGCAGCTGCCGGCGCGCGGCCAGCGGTCTGGCCCGTTTCAGCGACGCGCCGTCCACTGCGCAGCCGCAGGTGGCCGGCCAGCCCGCCACGCTGGCAGCGGCCGTGGCCGAGGGGGCCCGCCTGTTGTGGGCCAGCCGGCAACCGCTGTTCGGCGGCCTGGCCACCGACGTGGCCGGCGCCCGCGCGCTGTACCCGCTGGCCTGCGCCACCGGCGCCATCTGCGACGTGGCGGCCGGCACCCCGCTGTTCGAAAGCCTGCGCGTGCAGCAGGACAAAGGCGGCTTCACCACCACGCTGGCCGAGGTGAGTGAACGCGCCGACCTGCTGCTCATCGTCACGCCCGATGCCGACGACGCGCCGTCGGACTACGTGCGCGACCTGCTGGACCGCTGCGCCCACCGCACGCCCACCGTGCTGCGCCTGGCCGAGCTGGCCGGTACGGCGGACCTGTTCGACACCCTGGCCTTGCTGGCCGCGCTGGTAGCGGGCCGAACCGCAGTGAAGGCCCGCGCCCCCCAGCCGCTGCTGGCGCTGGCCGAGCAGCTGCAGGCCGCGCGTTATGCGGTGCTGGTGTACGAAACCGGCCGCCTGCCATCGCACGGCGGGCTGCTGATCGAGGCGCTGCAGCGCGTGGTGGCCACGCTCAACCAGCGCACCCGCGCCGCGGCGCTGGGCCTGGGCGGCGGCGACGGCGCCTACACGGTGAACCAGGTGTTCACCTGGCTCTCAGGTCTGCCGCTGCGCAGCCGGGCTGCCCCCGGCGGGCTGGAGCATGAGCCCCTGCGCTTCGCCACCGATCGCCTGCTGGCCGGTGGCGCGGTGGATGCGCTGCTGTGGATCTCGTCCTTCGGCCCGCTGCCGGTGCCGGCGGAAGCGCAGGGGCTGCCGCGCATCGTGCTCGGCCACCCCGACCAGGCGGCCGTGGGCGACGACGTGTTCATTCCCGTGTCCACGCCCGGCGTGGGCAGCCGCGGCCACCTGTTCCGCACCGATGGCTCGGTGGTGCTGCCGCTGCAGCCGCTGTACGAAGACACCCTGCCCACCGTGGCCGCCGTGCTGCGCGCCCTTCACCAGGCCTTGCCGGCCCCCACACCGGAGCCTGCACGATGA
- a CDS encoding HisA/HisF-related TIM barrel protein — MSAETSLIPVMDLLGGQVVRGVRGDRQAYRPIVSALCGSSDPATVARILCAHCATRRLYVADLDALMGGPAQFAVLHRLIEALPGLELWLDAGFADAAAAQALMTRLGSFAAAHVVPVYGSESLTSREALAQAFDRRDALGARAVLSLDRRDGQPMDPAGCWQAPELWPQRIIVMTLERVGSNAGPDLETLQAVRLRAAAGTQLIGAGGVRHPEDLLHAHDAGAEAWLVASALHDGQLPPAARPNP; from the coding sequence ATGTCGGCCGAGACCTCGCTCATTCCCGTGATGGACCTGCTCGGCGGGCAGGTGGTTCGTGGTGTGCGGGGCGACCGCCAGGCATACCGCCCCATCGTGTCCGCCCTGTGTGGCAGCAGCGACCCCGCCACCGTGGCCCGCATTCTCTGCGCCCACTGCGCCACCCGGCGGCTGTACGTGGCCGACCTGGACGCGTTGATGGGCGGCCCTGCCCAGTTCGCGGTGCTGCACCGGTTGATCGAGGCGCTGCCCGGCCTGGAGTTGTGGCTGGACGCCGGCTTTGCCGATGCGGCTGCCGCCCAGGCCCTGATGACGCGGCTGGGCAGCTTTGCCGCCGCCCATGTGGTGCCGGTGTACGGCAGCGAGTCGCTCACCTCGCGCGAAGCGCTGGCCCAGGCCTTCGACCGCCGGGATGCGCTGGGCGCCCGCGCCGTGCTGTCACTCGACCGCCGCGACGGCCAGCCGATGGACCCGGCCGGCTGCTGGCAGGCGCCCGAGCTGTGGCCGCAACGCATCATCGTGATGACGCTCGAGCGCGTGGGCTCCAACGCCGGGCCCGACCTGGAAACGCTGCAGGCCGTGCGCCTGCGCGCCGCGGCGGGCACCCAGCTCATCGGCGCCGGGGGCGTGCGCCACCCCGAAGACCTGCTGCATGCGCACGATGCCGGCGCCGAGGCCTGGCTGGTGGCCAGCGCGCTGCACGACGGCCAGCTGCCGCCGGCAGCCCGACCCAACCCGTAA
- a CDS encoding ATP-grasp domain-containing protein produces the protein MKRVFVFEYLTGGGEVGSDAERDELMPMGRLMRDALVADLLTVPGVQVSAALCRHAPEVPAGARGVAARTGEATLDFMARESAAHDLACVVAPETGGLLLKYSRCVSPARWVGCSPQAIALASSKQATLRQLDAAGVCTPLAITEARRWVVKPDDGAGAIDTRVHHRHEAALQDLQARTRRGEPATLEPWVEGDALSLSLLCRGAGEAEVLSVNSQQVAVDAQGAVRFLGVQVNALPAAQALTQVAEAVARALPGLKGFVGIDLVWHAQHGPVVIEVNPRITCAYAGLSAALERPLAAELLALFEREPAHA, from the coding sequence ATGAAGCGGGTGTTTGTTTTTGAGTATCTCACCGGGGGTGGCGAGGTGGGCAGCGACGCCGAGCGCGACGAGCTGATGCCGATGGGCCGGCTGATGCGCGATGCGCTGGTGGCCGACCTGCTGACGGTGCCCGGCGTGCAGGTCTCGGCCGCGCTGTGCCGCCATGCGCCCGAGGTGCCGGCCGGCGCCCGCGGCGTGGCAGCCCGCACTGGTGAAGCCACACTGGACTTCATGGCCCGCGAGTCGGCCGCCCACGACCTGGCCTGCGTGGTGGCGCCCGAAACCGGTGGCCTGCTGCTCAAGTACAGCCGCTGCGTGAGCCCGGCACGCTGGGTGGGCTGCAGCCCCCAGGCCATCGCCCTGGCCAGCTCCAAGCAGGCCACGCTGCGGCAGCTGGATGCGGCCGGCGTGTGCACGCCGCTGGCCATCACCGAAGCGCGGCGCTGGGTGGTCAAACCCGACGACGGCGCCGGTGCCATCGACACCCGCGTGCACCACCGCCACGAGGCGGCCCTGCAAGACCTGCAGGCCCGCACCCGGCGCGGTGAACCGGCCACGCTGGAGCCCTGGGTGGAAGGCGATGCGCTGAGCCTGTCGCTGCTGTGCCGCGGCGCGGGCGAAGCCGAGGTGCTCAGCGTCAACAGCCAGCAGGTGGCGGTGGATGCCCAAGGCGCGGTGCGCTTCCTGGGCGTGCAGGTCAATGCGCTGCCGGCGGCGCAGGCGCTGACGCAGGTGGCCGAAGCCGTGGCCCGTGCGCTGCCGGGGCTCAAGGGCTTCGTCGGCATCGACCTGGTGTGGCATGCGCAGCACGGGCCGGTGGTGATCGAGGTCAACCCCCGCATCACCTGCGCCTATGCCGGCCTGTCGGCCGCGCTGGAGCGGCCGCTGGCCGCCGAGCTGCTGGCGCTGTTCGAGCGGGAGCCGGCCCATGCCTGA
- a CDS encoding hydantoinase/oxoprolinase family protein: protein MPERHGLVVGWDIGGAHAKACLMDGGRIVDVAQWACPLWQGLDHLERALADAQARWPQMAGARHALTMTGEMVDLFAHREEGVQHIAALVALRLGAVQCYAGDDGWVDVVDAGRHWAQIASANWLATARHTARHMGNQTGEGVLVDIGSTTCDLIAFRGGRVVTTARSDVDRLATGELVYHGVVRTPLCALGPRIAFGGRMLNVMNEFFATTADVYRLTGELNPAHDLYPPADGGAKDMDATRRRLARMIGLDARDATPADWLQMAHAWRAAQVAELGSQLRRVVALHGLGDEAMVVSAGCGDFLVPDVMAAASTPEAPLQRCVRYAGHVAGASAEAAGWAQVCAPCVAVAALYHEHVGEQR from the coding sequence ATGCCTGAACGCCACGGCCTGGTGGTGGGCTGGGACATCGGCGGCGCCCATGCCAAGGCCTGCCTGATGGACGGCGGCCGCATCGTGGACGTGGCGCAATGGGCCTGCCCGCTGTGGCAGGGGCTGGACCACCTGGAGCGTGCCCTGGCCGACGCCCAGGCCCGCTGGCCGCAGATGGCCGGCGCCCGCCATGCGCTGACCATGACCGGCGAAATGGTGGACCTGTTCGCCCACCGCGAAGAAGGCGTGCAGCATATCGCCGCGCTGGTGGCGCTGCGGCTGGGCGCGGTGCAGTGCTATGCGGGGGACGACGGCTGGGTGGACGTGGTGGACGCCGGCCGCCACTGGGCGCAGATCGCCTCGGCCAACTGGCTGGCGACCGCCCGGCATACCGCCCGGCACATGGGCAACCAGACAGGCGAAGGCGTGCTGGTGGACATCGGCAGCACCACCTGCGACCTGATCGCCTTTCGCGGCGGCCGGGTGGTGACCACCGCGCGCAGCGACGTTGACCGCCTGGCCACCGGCGAGCTGGTGTACCACGGCGTGGTGCGCACGCCGTTGTGCGCGCTGGGGCCGCGCATCGCCTTCGGTGGCCGCATGCTCAACGTGATGAACGAGTTCTTCGCCACCACGGCCGATGTGTACCGCCTCACCGGCGAGTTGAACCCGGCGCACGACCTGTACCCGCCGGCCGATGGCGGCGCCAAGGACATGGACGCCACCCGCCGCCGGCTGGCCCGCATGATCGGCCTGGACGCGCGCGATGCCACGCCGGCCGACTGGCTGCAGATGGCCCATGCCTGGCGCGCCGCCCAGGTGGCCGAGCTGGGCAGCCAGCTGCGCCGCGTGGTCGCGCTGCACGGCCTGGGCGACGAGGCGATGGTGGTGAGCGCCGGCTGCGGCGACTTCCTGGTGCCCGATGTGATGGCCGCCGCCAGCACGCCCGAGGCGCCGCTGCAGCGCTGCGTGCGCTATGCCGGCCACGTGGCGGGCGCCAGCGCGGAGGCGGCGGGCTGGGCCCAGGTGTGCGCCCCCTGCGTGGCGGTGGCGGCGCTGTACCACGAACACGTCGGGGAGCAGCGCTAG
- a CDS encoding amino acid kinase family protein, protein MWVVKLGGSVCTDPLLPHWLDLLADLGGGRVTVVPGGGRFANEVRHAQREWQFDDLAAHNMAVLAMAQTAYQLHALNPALRLAQRKTDIHRVLHTGRTALWLPLELQREMVDDRTNWDASSDTIAFDLARSLNAERLVLIKSCTIDHRMSLADLSARGVIDGPLATRAHGAPFPIELLHKAELAEMRAMLLGDVRYLGV, encoded by the coding sequence ATGTGGGTCGTCAAGCTCGGCGGCAGCGTGTGCACCGACCCGTTGCTGCCCCACTGGCTGGACCTGCTGGCCGACCTGGGCGGCGGCCGTGTGACCGTGGTGCCCGGCGGCGGCCGCTTTGCCAATGAAGTGCGGCATGCGCAGCGCGAATGGCAGTTCGACGACCTGGCCGCCCACAACATGGCGGTGCTGGCGATGGCGCAGACCGCCTACCAGCTGCATGCGTTGAACCCGGCGCTGCGCCTGGCCCAGCGCAAGACCGACATCCACCGCGTGCTGCACACCGGCCGCACCGCGCTGTGGCTGCCGCTGGAGCTGCAGCGCGAGATGGTGGACGACCGCACCAACTGGGACGCCAGCTCCGACACCATCGCCTTCGACCTGGCGCGCAGCCTGAACGCCGAGCGGCTGGTGCTGATCAAGTCATGCACCATCGACCACCGGATGTCGCTGGCCGACCTGAGCGCCCGCGGCGTGATCGACGGCCCGCTGGCCACGCGCGCCCACGGCGCGCCCTTCCCCATCGAGCTGCTGCACAAGGCCGAGCTGGCCGAGATGCGGGCGATGCTGCTGGGGGATGTGCGGTACCTGGGGGTGTAA
- a CDS encoding Bug family tripartite tricarboxylate transporter substrate binding protein, which produces MTVQRRRLLGSATAFTLVGLAGRATAQPTWPVSPVKWIVPFPPAGAMDVIARTLAEQMGRQLGQTFVIENRPGAGGNIGADAVARSPADGSTMMIVANGQAVNRYLYRRLSYDPVKDFAPVSLVAVVPNVLVVSAANPARSVADVIRQAQANPGKLSYASAGNGTSIHLAGELFASMAKLDLLHVPYKGSGPAVTDLIGGQVDMMFDSITSARPHIESGRLRALGVTTSRRSAALPEVPTIAEAGLPGYDLSPWFAVFVPAGTPQPVVDKMNAALLAAMKQPEVKARFAVIGAEPIGSSPQQLAAHLKAEMDKWGAVIAERGIRAD; this is translated from the coding sequence ATGACCGTTCAACGACGCAGGCTGCTCGGCTCAGCCACCGCCTTCACCTTGGTCGGCCTTGCGGGCCGAGCCACGGCACAGCCCACCTGGCCCGTCAGCCCGGTCAAATGGATCGTGCCCTTTCCGCCTGCCGGCGCGATGGACGTGATCGCCCGCACGCTGGCCGAGCAGATGGGCCGGCAGCTGGGGCAGACCTTCGTCATCGAGAACCGACCCGGCGCCGGCGGCAACATCGGCGCCGATGCGGTGGCCCGCTCGCCGGCCGACGGCTCCACGATGATGATCGTGGCCAACGGCCAGGCGGTTAACCGCTACCTCTACCGCAGGCTGTCGTACGACCCGGTCAAGGACTTCGCACCGGTGTCGCTGGTGGCCGTGGTGCCCAACGTGTTGGTGGTCAGCGCGGCCAACCCGGCACGCAGCGTGGCCGACGTGATCCGGCAGGCACAGGCCAATCCCGGCAAGCTCAGCTACGCCTCGGCCGGCAACGGCACCTCCATCCACCTGGCGGGCGAGCTGTTCGCGTCGATGGCCAAGCTGGACCTGCTGCACGTGCCCTACAAGGGCAGCGGGCCGGCGGTGACGGACCTGATCGGCGGTCAGGTGGACATGATGTTCGACAGCATCACCTCCGCCCGGCCGCACATCGAATCGGGCCGGCTGCGCGCGCTGGGCGTGACGACGAGCCGGCGTTCCGCCGCATTGCCGGAGGTGCCCACCATCGCCGAGGCCGGGCTGCCGGGCTATGACTTGTCGCCCTGGTTCGCGGTGTTCGTGCCGGCCGGCACGCCCCAGCCGGTGGTGGACAAGATGAATGCCGCGCTGCTGGCCGCGATGAAGCAGCCCGAGGTGAAAGCGCGCTTCGCGGTCATCGGCGCGGAGCCCATCGGCAGCAGCCCGCAGCAGCTGGCCGCGCACCTGAAGGCCGAGATGGACAAGTGGGGCGCGGTGATCGCCGAGCGCGGCATCCGCGCCGATTGA
- a CDS encoding type II toxin-antitoxin system RelE/ParE family toxin, with protein sequence MVEEILALPDTLAARYVVLTRRIMAVGPNLGAPHTDAFGEGLFELRLKGQEGIARVFFCALVGRRVMMLHSFIKKTQRTPQREIEVARKRMKEVKHANP encoded by the coding sequence GTGGTCGAGGAGATCCTCGCGCTCCCAGACACGCTCGCTGCCAGGTACGTGGTGCTCACGAGGCGGATCATGGCGGTTGGGCCGAATCTTGGCGCACCGCACACCGACGCCTTCGGCGAAGGGCTGTTCGAACTGCGGCTCAAAGGCCAGGAAGGCATTGCCCGAGTCTTCTTCTGTGCGTTAGTCGGGCGCCGGGTGATGATGCTGCACTCCTTCATCAAGAAGACGCAGAGGACACCCCAACGCGAAATTGAAGTCGCGCGCAAGCGCATGAAAGAGGTCAAGCATGCGAACCCATGA
- a CDS encoding helix-turn-helix domain-containing protein — protein sequence MRTHDDVVAKLMKRPGVRKEVERIEREEGALLDLLLKAREEAGLSQAQVAERMGTHAPAVARLERALATGKHSPSLATLRKYAQACGKTLSLHLT from the coding sequence ATGCGAACCCATGACGATGTCGTTGCCAAGCTCATGAAGCGCCCCGGCGTCCGCAAAGAAGTCGAACGGATCGAACGAGAGGAAGGCGCACTGCTGGACCTCTTGCTCAAGGCGCGCGAAGAAGCGGGGCTGTCTCAAGCGCAAGTGGCCGAGCGCATGGGCACCCATGCGCCCGCTGTCGCGCGCCTTGAAAGAGCGCTGGCCACAGGCAAGCACTCGCCTTCGCTCGCCACGCTGAGAAAGTACGCGCAGGCTTGCGGCAAGACGCTGTCTCTTCACCTCACGTAG